In Actinoplanes octamycinicus, the genomic window CAAGTCCACGATGTCCGGCCTGATCGACCGCGCCGAGCGTCGCGGCCTGCTCGCCCGTGGCAAGAGCCCGGCGGACGGCCGTGTCATCGAGGTCTTCCTGACCCCGGCCGGCCGCGAGCTGACCGAGCGGCTCTACCGCGAGGCCCGCGACACCCTCGCGCCCGGCCTGCAACGGCTCGCCCCGGCCCAGCGCGCTCAGCTGCTCGGACTGCTCGGCCCGCTGCTGAGCCCGGCCTGACAACCGTGGCATGCTTGACGATCGCGGCGACCGGAGGGGAGCTGACGTGACGACGGACGACGTGGGCGCGCGGATCCGCCACCTGCGCCTCGCGCACGGCCTGACCCAGCGTGAGCTGGCCGCCCCGGACTACAGCCGCACGCTGCTGGCCGCCGTCGAGTCCGGCACCCGGAAACCGAGCGACCAGATGATCGCGCACCTCGCGGTCCGCTTCGGCATGGATCAAGACGATTTGCGGTACGGTCGTCCGCCGGGCGCCGTCGCCGACCTCGAGGACACCTTGCAGCAGGCCCGCAAGGCGCTCTCGCAGGGCAAAGTGGACCACGCCGAGGACGTGTTCCGCCGGGTTCACCAGGACGCCACCCGCTACGCCCTGCCCGCCCCGGCCGGCTGGGCGGCGTACTGGCTGGGTGAGGCCCGGTTGCAGCGCGGCGACCTGCGCGGCGCCGAGCAGCAGTTCGCCCGGGTGCGCGCCGACGAGCACTGCCCGCCGGTCCCCCGCGCGGCGGCGCTGGCCCGGTGGGCGTACTGCCGGTTCGCCGGCGGTGACGCGTTCACCGCGACCGCCACGCTGCAGGAGGCGCTGCGCGCGGCGCGCGAGTCTGGCACCCCGGATCCGGACGCGCGGCTGCGATTGTCCACCGTGCTGCTCTACCTCTTCGTCGAGCTGGACTGGCGGGAGCGCGCGCACGACCTCGAAGCCGACATCGTCGGGCTCCTGCCGCAGGCCACCCGCCCGGAGTGGCTGGCGCACTTCTACACCACCGCGGGGCAGCTGCGCCGCACCCCGGCGGAGCTGCCCGAGGCGGAGCGGATGTTCGGCGAGGCCGGCCGGATCTACCGGGAGCTGGGCCTGACCCGGGAGATCGGGCTGTGCCACTGGGCGTACGGGTACGTGCTGCGCCGGGTGGACCGGCTGCCGGAGGCGGCCCGCGAGTTCAGCGCGGCGGCCGAGATCCTGCTGGCCGTCGGCGCCGCCCAGGACCACGCGGGCGCGACGCTGGAGCTGGCCGAGGTGCGCCGCCGCGAGGGCGACCGGGACGAGGCGGTCCGGCTCGCCGAGGTGGCGGCCCGGGTCAGCGCCGAGTTCCAGCACGTGGAGTGCATGGCCGAGGCCGGCCGGCTGCTCGGCCTGGTCGCGGTGAGCCGGGGCGACACCGCCGAGGGCGAGCGGCTGCTCACCGAGGCCGCCGACCGCTACGAGCGCAGCGGCTTCGTGAGCGAACTGATCCGCACCTGCCGCATGCTCGCCGACGCACTGATCGATTCCGGTCGCATCTCCGAGGCAGCGGCGGTCCTCCGCCGTGGCCTGCGCGCAGCGGAGAAGAGCCGATGATCCTGGCGCACCCGAACGGCCCCGAGCCGCGAACGGCGGAGACGAGCCGATGAGCGACGCGAACCCGATCCGCCCGGCAACCGCATCCGCGAGCGACCCGGACCAGCCAAGGAGCGACGCAGACCCGACCGACCCCGCGACCGCATCCGCGAGCGGCCCCGACGCGCCCACGGGCAACCCGGACCCGACCCACCCCGCAACCCCATCCCCAAACGACCCCGACGAGCCGATGAGCGACGTGGGACGGCGCATCCACCGGCTGCGGACGGCGCGGTCCATGAGCCAGCGCGAGCTGGCCGCGCCCCGGTACACGGCGGCATATGTGTCGTCGGTGGAGGCCGGCCGCCGGGTCCCGTCCACCGACGCCCTCGCCCATTTCGCCGAGCGGCTCGGCACCAGCGCCGAGGAGCTGGCCACCGGCAGCTCACCGGACCGGCGAGTCCGCTGGAGCCTGGAACTGGCGCTCGTCGAAGCGAGAGCCAACGACCCGGCGCTGATCAAGCCGACGGCCAGCGACGCGACCGCAGCCGAGGCGGCGCGCGGCATGGCGCCCGGAGCCGAGGCGACGGACGGCGACGTGACGGCGGCCGAGGCGACGGACGGCGACGTGACGGCGGACAGCGACGTGACGGCGGACAGCAACGTGGCGACGGACGGCGACGTGACGACGGTCGAGGCGGAATACCGGCGGCTGGCGGGCGTCGGCGACGACCTGCATCGGGCCCGGTGCCACCTCGGGCTCGGCCACCTGGCGCTGCGTCGTGACGATCTGGAGGCGGCCGGTCGGGCGTTCGCAGGGGCGGAGCGGTTGGCCGCGGCGGCTCCCGCGCATCTGCGGGCCGCGCCGGTGGCTGGGCAGGCCGAATGCCTGCGCCGGCAGGGCGATCCGCGGTACGCGGTGTTCCTGCTGAGCCGGGCGCTCGACGAACTGGCCGCGGCCGGGCTGCCGGATCCGGAGGCGCTGCTCGCCCTGCACACTGGCCTGGCGCTGTGCCACCGGGACCTGGACGACGAGGACGCGGCCTCGAACGCGGCGTCGGCGGCGCTGGCGCTGGCCGGTCCCGCGGACGCCGGCGCGGTCGCCGACCTGCACCTGGCGGTGGCCGGCACGCTGCTGGACCGGGGCGACCCGCAGGCGGCCGCGGGAGCGTTGCTGCAGGCCCGGCACGCCCGGCGGCAGGCCGCGCTGGCCGTGGAACTGGCGCACTGCCGGCTCATCCGCGGGCGGGCCCGGCACGCCGCCGGGGATCTGGACGGGGCGGTCCGGGATCTGACCGGGGCGCACGGCGGGTTCGCCGCTGCCGGACTGTCCGGTCCGCTCGTCGACGCGGCGGTGGAGCTCGCGGCGGTCTATCGACGGCTGGATCGGCGTACCGAAGCACGGGTTTTGCTCGTCGGTCTGCGGTCCGGCGGGCCCGGTGCGGACCGGGTGCTGGCCGCGCTGGCGGCAGATGAGGGCGATGTCCGGGCGGCCGAGCGTCATCTGCGCGCCGCCGCCGACGGTTATCGCCGGCGGGGACCGCGGCGCAGCCTGGCGGCGGTGCTGCTCGCGCTCGCCGACAACCTGGAGGCGCAGGGCCGCGCGGCGGAGGCCGTCACGCTGATGCGTGACGGCCTCGCCGAGGTGGAACGGTTGTCCGGAGACGCCGCGCGCTCCGGCTGAGGGGAACCGGCGTCCGGAGGTGCGTCATGGTCCGCTGAGAGGATCGGCGCCCAGAGGTGCGGCACCCTCCGGCTCAGAGGATCGGCGCCCGGAGGTGCGGCACCCTCCGGCTCAGAGAACCGGCCTCCGGAGGTGCGGCACCCTCCGGCTCGGAGAACCGGCGTCCGGAGGGTGCGTCACCCGTCGGCTGACGAGCCGGTCAGCAGGGTCCGGCGTCGGTCCAGACCGCCCAGGAGCCGGGTGCTCCGGGTTCGGCGCCGGTGGAGTACCAGGTGGAGTTCCACAGGTGACCCTTGTGGGACGCCTTGTCGCCGGGCACGTAGCCGCGGGTCGCCGACCAGGCCGCCACGCCGCCGCAACCGGTCGGCGGGGTGTCGCCGGAGACGGTCAGCGTGTAGGTCGCGGTGTGCGTGGTGTCCGTGCCGGTCCCGGTGATCGTCAGCGGGTAGGTGCCGGCGGTCGCGGTGGAGGCGACCGTGACGGTGAGGGTGGCCGATCCGCCGGAGGTGACCGACGGCGGGCTGACCGCGGCGGTGACCCCGGTCGGCGCCCCGGAGACCGTCAGGCTGACCGGCTGGGCGTTACCGGCGGTGACCGCCGTGGCGATCGACGCGGTGGCCGAGCTGCCCGGCGCGACCGTGCCGGCCGACGGGGACAGCGACACCGAGAAGTCGTTGCCGGTCGGCTGGCCGGTGGTCACCGTGACCGTGTAGGTCGCGGTGTGGCTGCCCGAGGCGGCCGACCCGGTGACGGTGATCGCCTTGCTGCCGAGCGCCGCGGTCGACGACGCCCGCAGGGTGAGCGTGGCCGACTGGCCGGCGGTCACGGTGGCCGGGCTGAACGTCGCGGTGACCCCGGACGGCAGGCCGGACGCGCTGAGCGTGACGGGCTGCGCGCTGCCCGCGGTGAGCTGGGTGGCGACCGTGGTGGTCACGGTGCCGCCCTGCGCCAGGGTGCCGGCGGCCGGGCTGGTGGACAGCGAGAAGTCGTTCGCCGGGACGGTGGTGCAGGCCGGTTCGCCGGACTGCGTGCCGATGCTGACCGCGCTCCAGGCGGCCTTGGTGGCGGCGCACTCGGCGGACCCGGCGCCGAAGAGGTTGACCGCCGCCCGGACCGTGGCCCCCCGATACTTCGGCGCGCTCCAGCCGGAGGTCTTCATGTTCATCGCGGACATGAAGATCTGCCCGGCCTTCTGGATGCCGATGCCGGTGACCGTGCTGCCGTCGCAGGTGGGGCTGGCCGGGTTGCCGTTGGCCGGCCGGCTCCCCTCGCTGAGCAGGTAGAACCAGTGGTTGGTCGGGCCGGCCGCGGCGTGCACCTCGGTGCCCGGGATCGACGACGAGTAGCAGCTCGGGTCGCCGTTGGTGCCCGGGTTGTACATGTACCGGATCGGCCCGGAGCCGACCAGGTTGATCTCCTCGCCGACGGTGTAGTCGGCCGGGTCGCTGGTGTTGTTCGCGAAGTGCTCGGTGAGCGCGCCGAAGATGTCGCCGGTGGCCTCGCCGAGCCCGCTCTCGGCGGCGGTCCCGGAGCCGGTGAACTGGTCGATGGCGTGGCCCATCTCGTGGCCGACCACGTCCATGCTGACCGCCTGCGCGGTGTTCGACGAGTTGTGGCCGAAGGTGCCGGTCGAGCCGTCCCAGTACGCGTTGACCGCGTTCAGCCCGACGTAGAGCGGGAACGCCCGGCCGGTGCCGCTGACGCCGTTGCGGCCCAGCCAGCTCTGCAGCATGTTCCACTCCTGCTGGACGCCGTAGTACGCGTCGACACAGGCGGTCTGCAGGTCGGTGCCGGTGCCGGTGCCGCCGTTGCGGTAGGTCTGCTTGCTGCTGTAGTTGCCGCAGGACAGCCCGGCCCGCTGCGGGTCCTGCAGCAGGCCGCCGTTGGTGTCGATCTGCACCGGCCCGTTGAGGTAGCCGCGGGCCGCCTCGAAGACCACGTCGTCCTTGGTGGACAGGACCTTGCCGGTCTGCGCGTCGACCCAGACGTGCAGCCGGCTCGGGGTGTCGTCCCTGGTGCCGCTCAGCAGGGTCTCGTAGGCCAGCCGGGGGGTGGCGGTCAGCGCGTGCACGACCAGTTGCGGCTTGCTCGCGGTCGACACGGTGTCGAGCTGCTTGCGGGCGGTGGCGGCGGCCTGGCCGGCGCGGATCCGCGGGGTCAGCGAGGACAGCGTGACCTGGCCGTGGTCGGCGGCCAGGGTGTCGGTGACGTGGCCGGCGGCGTCCACCACGACGGTGGCGTCACCGCCGACGACCGGCAGGCCGCGGTAGGTGCGGTCGTAGGTGACGTACTGCAGGCCGCCGAGGCCGGCCACGGCGTGGCGTCGCAGGAAGGCGTCGTCGGGGCCCTTGGCCAGGGCGTCGAGGCCGCTGGCGGCGGCCCGGTCGGCGGCGGCCAGGGCGCCGGCGGGCGGCGTGGTGGCCGGCGAGGCGGGTGCGGGTTGCGGGGCGGCCTGCGCGCCGGCGTGTGGCGTGAAGGCGATGGTGGCCACGCCGACGGCCAGGGCCGTCACCGCGGTCAGAACGGATCTCGTTGTCACCGGGACTCCTTGGGGGATCACCTGTCGGGAGAGGAGGGTCGACCGCGGGTGGCGGTCAGAGGCGCTGCCAGAGGGCCGGCACGGCGGGCGGTTCCCAGCCGGTCATCGAGGTGTGCTGCTGCAGGCAGCGGTAGGCGGCGCCGCCGTAGGTGACCTGGGCGCCGGCGGCGTAGGTGACGCCGGGCGCCCAGGTGCCGCCGGGCGGCGGGGTGGTCGGGCCGGTCGGGCCGGGGCCCGGGTCGCCGGAGGTGAGCAGGGTGAGGCCGTAGGCGGCGAGGATCGGGTTGACCGGCTGGAAGTACATGACGCCGCCGGTGCTGCAGTTGCCGGAGCCGCCCGAGGTGACCCCCTGCGCCTGGTTGCCGGCCAGCCAGGATCCGCCCGAGTCGCCCGGCTCGGCGCAGGCGTTGGTGCGGGTCAGCCCACTCACGGTGCCCTCGGCGTAGGTGACCGAGGCGTTCTTCTGCTGGATGGTGCCGCAGTGCCAGCCGGTGGTGGAGCCGGACCGGCAGACCGCGGCGCCGACCGCGGCCTCGGTGGAGCCGGCCACCGTGACCGTGCCGCCGCTGTAGTTGTTCACCAGGCCGCGCGGGGTGTTGCCGGCGTCGACCCGGACCCAGGCGTAGTCGCGGCCCGGGAAGGTGGAACCCTGGAAGGTGCCGGCGGGCTGGCTGGTCCGCGCGCCGGCCTGGCCGCAGTGACCGGCCGTGACGAAGCCGCCGGTGACCGAGAAGCCGATCGAGCAGCGGCTGCCGCTGCCGATGTAGTAGGCGTTGCCGCCGATCACGTCCAGGTAGGGCCGCGGGTTCTCGGTGGTGGCGCGGACCTCGACGGCGGCCGCGACGCCGGCCCGGCGGGCGAAGTCGTGTCCGGTTCCGATCGCGTCGCCGTGGGCCAGCACGACCACCGTGTTGGCGATCAGGTCGGCGTACCAGCCCTCGACCGCGGCGGGCGCCGGGACGCGGTCCAGCCGGGCGACGGTGGCCTGCAGGTTCGCCTCGCTGCGCGGGACGCGGACCGGTTCGGCGCCGAGCGCCCGGACGGCCGGGGCGGCGGTGTCGTCGGTGATGCCGACCCGCACGGTGCTGCCGTCGCCGGCGACCCAGGTGCCGCCGTAGCGGGCGCCGAGGGTCTGGCGCAGCACCTGCTGGGTGCGGCCGGCCCGCTGGTCGGTGTCCAGCCGGGCGGTGGCCTGCGCCGGGGTGAGCCGCAGGTCGCGTTGCAGGGCGGTGAACAGCTCCGGGGTGACGCCGGCCGGCGCGGTGGCCGCGTCGGCGTGGGTGGTCAGGGTGAGCGCGGCCACGGCGGTGGCGGCGAGGGCGGCCGCCAGGACGGCGGCTGGTCTTCGATGCACGGCAACTCCTCGGCACAGAGACGTTAACTGTTGTTACCATCGATGTGTCGAGCCACGATAGGCAGGCGTGGCATCGCCGTCAATAGGCAGACTTCGATGATGTTTCCCGCGAGAGCGCTCTCTTTCCGCAGGTGGCGCCGGAGAGCGTTTCCTGATGACCTTTCTCGTTCAAACTGTTGACAAACTTAACTGTTAATCGCTCTGATAAATATCGGCGGGCGTCAACGTGTCCGCCGTGTGTCCCCGAGGAGCGACATGAAGATCAACAAGAGATCGGCGGCGACGGCCGCGGCGGTGATGGTGGCGCCCCTGGCGGCAGTCCTGGCGCCGGCCCCGCCGGCCGCCGCGCACGGCTGGATCACCAGCCCGCCGAGCCGGCAGGACCAGTGCGCCACCGGCACGGTGTCCGGCTGCGGCCAGGTCGCCTACGAGCCGCAGAGCGTGGAGGCGCCCAAGGGCGCCCGCACCTGCAGCGGCGGCAGCGGCTTCACCGTGCTGGACAACGACAACGCCGGCTGGAAGGCCACCGACATCGGCAGCAGCGCCGCGTTCACCTGGCGCAACACCGCGGCCCACCGGACCCTCAACTGGCAGTACTACGTCGACGGCCAGCTGCACCAGACGATCAGCGGCAACGCCTCGCAGCCGCCGTCGACGGTGTCGCACACGCTGACCGGCCTGCCGGCCGGCCGCCACAAGATCCTCAGTGTCTGGAACATCTACGACACCGCGAACGCCTTCTACGCCTGCGTCGACGTCAACGTCGGCGGCACCGGGGGCGGCGGCGGGCCGACCACTCCCCCGCCGACCGGCGACTGCACGACGGCCTGGTCCGCCTCGGCCGTCTACACCGGCGGCGCGACCGTGTCGCACGCCGGCCACAACTGGACCGCCCGCTGGTGGACCCAGGGCGAGGAGCCGGGCACCGCCGGCCAGTGGGGCGTCTGGCAGGACAAGGGCGCCTGCTGAGCCGATGATCCGATTCCTCATGGTGGCCGCCGTCGTGGCCTTGACCGCGACGGCCTGCTCGTCCGCGCCACCGGCCGTCGCCACCGGGCCCGACCATCACCACCATGACGCGGTGGCGGCCTCCGGGCAGCCGCAGGGCCGGCTGAGCGTCCGGGCCGACGCTGAGCTGCGGCCGGTCCTGAACGTCCTCACCGGCCAGTTCCAGGAGGCGTTCCCGGGCACCGAGGTGCTCGTCGAGTACGGCGTCGGCGGCACCGCGGACGTCACGCTCACCGACGACCCGCGGGCCGCGGACCCGGCCGCCGTCGTGGCCCGCAATCCGCTGGTCATCGCGACGGCCCGGACCGCGACGGACGTGCACACCGCCGCCGACCTGCGCCGGCCCGGCGTCCGGGTGGCGGCCGGCACCGACGCGGCCGGCCTGGTCCCGGCCACGCTGCGGACCGACGGGCCCGGCGCGGTGGCGGCCGTGGTCACGGGGGCCGCGGACGTGGCCGTGGTGCACCGCACCGATGTCGTCGCGGCCAAGGCGGACCTGCGGGTCGTCGACTTCCGCGAGGGCATCCAGCACGCCCAGCAGTTCACCCTGGTCCTGACCCCCTCCGGCGGGAACCGGGTGACCGCGGAGGCCTTCCGGGAGCTGATGCGCTCGGCGCTGGCCCAGCGGGTCTTCTCCGACGCGGGGTTCTCCGCGGCCTGAACCACCCGAGCCACGGGACAAGGACGTCGCGTGGCTCAAAGCATCGACGTACGTCAATGTTTGGAGATTTCATGATCACTCGCCGTACCCTCTGGGCCGGCGCCGCCACGCTGATCGGGGCGGCAGCCATGCTGGTCCCGGTCGCCACCGCGTCCGCGGCCACACCCTGCGCCCCGGCGTGGAGCGCCACGCAGGTCTACACCGGCGGCGCCGCCGTGTCGTACCAGAGCAAGAATTACTCCGCGAAGTGGTGGACGCAGGGCGATGTCCCGTCCGCGAGCGGGCAGTGGGGGGTCTGGGCCGACAAGGGCGCCTGCGACGGCGGGTCCGAGCCGAGCACCCCGCCCAGCTCGCCGTCCACGCCGCCGACCTCGCCGTCCACTCCCCCGACCGGCCCGTCCGGCGACAAGTGGGTGGTCGGCTACTTCGCCGAGTGGGGCGTCTACGGCCGCAACTACCACGTGAAGAACATCGACACGTCCGGGTCGGCGTCGAAGGTCACCCACATCCTGTACGCCTTCGGCAACAGCACCGGCGGCCGCTGCTCGATCGGTGACTCGTACGCCGACTACGAGAAGGCCTACACCGCGGACCAGTCCGTCGACGGCGTCGCGGACACCTGGGACCAGCCGCTGCGGGGCTCGTTCAACCAGCTGCGCAAGCTGAAGAAGAAGTACCCGCACCTCAAGGTGATCTACTCGATCGGCGGCTGGACCTGGTCGGGCGGCTTCACCCAGGCCGCGCAGAACCCGGCGGCGTTCGCCGACTCCTGTTACAACATGATCGAGGACCCGCGCTGGGCGGACGTGTTCGACGGCATCGACATCGACTGGGAGTACCCGAACGCCTGCGGGCTGCAGTGCGACAGCAGCGGCCCGGACGCCTTCAACAAGGTGATCTCGGCGCTGCGCACCAAGTTCGGCCAGAGCTACCTGATCACCGCGGCGATCACGGCCGACGGCAGCACCGGCGGCAAGATCGACCTGACCGACTACGCCACCGCGGCGCAGAAGCTGACCAAGGTCTTCCCGATGACCTACGACTACTTCGGCGCCTGGGCCAACACCGGCCCGACCGCACCGCACTCCCCGCTCACCTCCTACCCGGGCATCCCGATCGCCGGCTTCTACTCGGACGCGGCCATCCAGAAGCTGAAGAGCAAGGGCATCCCGTCCGACAAGCTGCTGCTCGGGGTCGGCTTCTACGGCCGCGGCTGGACCGGCGTCACCCAGACCGAACCGGGCGGGTCGGCGACCGGGGCGGCACCCGGCACCTACGAGGCCGGCATCGAGGACTACAAGGTCCTGAAGAACAGCTGCCCGGCGACCGGCACCGTGGCCGGCACCGCCTACGCCAAGTGCGGCAGCAACTGGTGGAGCTACGACACCCCGGCCACCATCGCCGGCAAGATGGCCTACGCCAAGCAGCAGAACCTGGGCGGGGCCTTCTTCTGGGAGTTCTCCGGCGACACCGGCAACGGTGAGCTGATCTCCGCCATCAGCGGCAACCTGTAAGGAAGTGAACGGGCGGAGGGCCACCGGCGCTCCGCCCGTTCTCACTCGCCGGTGAGCACGTCCAGGACACCGGTGATCTGCAGCGTCCGCCGGGTGATGCCGCGCGGGTTGGCCAGCCGGAACGCGATGCCCTCGTGGAGCACCCGGCGGCGGGCGTCGACCAGCGCCTGGACCCCGGACGAGTCACAGAAGTCGAGATCCACGGCGTCGATGATCAGCACCCGTGGCCGGGCCCCCGCCACGGTGGCGGTCACCTGCTCCCGCAGCAGCACGGTGGTCGACATGTCCAGCTCGCCGGAGAGGCCGAGCCGGGCCACCCCGTCCGCGACCTGTGCCGTGATCTTCACGCGCGGGTCCTGGCGGACCCGGCGGGGACGGCCAGATCGGCGCCGTGCGGATAGGGGCGCAGCTCGGCGCGGACCCGTTTGCCGCCCTCGTGCGCCTCCACCGTCCACCGGCTGGTCAGCGCCTCGATCAGCAGCAGGCCACGGCCACCCCGCCCGTCCGGCTCGCGGCGGCGCGGCACCACCGAGGAGCCGTCCGCGACGGACACGATGACCTGCCGGTCGAAGGCCTCCAGCGCCAGCACCACCGAGCCGGCGCCGTGCTGAACCGCGTTGGTGACCAGCTCGCTGACCACGACAGTCACGTCGTCGGTCCATTCGTCATCGGTGTAGCCCCAGACGGCGAGAACGCCGAGGACGGCTTTCCGCGTGATCCGCGGTGACCGCGGACCGAGCGGGACATCGAAGTGTGCGGTGAGAGTAGTCATGCGACGTCCGGTTTATCCTGCGCTGCCCATCCGGCGGATAGTCCGCCACCCGCTCAAGGAAAGCACATCCGGGCTGCCGGCCGGCTGCCCGGTCGCCGGCCGCTGCACCGCGGAACACCGTCGTTTACCGGCGGGCAACTGGGTAACACACCGCAGGCAGCCGGTCGGCGTCACGATCGGCGTCAGCGAGGAGGTCACGAGGTGCCGCAGTGGTTGCAGGCCGGCGGCTGGGGGCTGCTGGCCGGTTCGGCGCTGGTGCTCGGCGCGGCGATCGGGTTCCTGGTCCGGGTGCCGCAGAAACTCGTCGCCTCGGTGATGGCCTTCGGGGCCGGGGTGCTGCTCTCCGCGGTCGCGTTCGAGCTGATCGGCGAGGCCGACGAGCAGGGCGGGCTGCTGCCGACCGCGGTCGGCGCCGCCGTGGGCGCGTGCCTCTACACCGGATGCAACCTGCTGCTCGCCCGGCGCGGCGCCCGGCACCGGAAACGCTCCGGCGATCAACAGCCGTCCGAGCAGGAACAATCCGGTTCGGGTACGGCGATCGCGCTGGGCGCGTTGCTCGACGGCGTCCCCGAGTCGATCGTGATCGGGGCGAGCCTGCTCGGCGGCGGCGCGGTGGGGGTGGCGACGGTGGCCGCGGTGTTCATCAGCAACGTGCCGGAAGGGCTGTCCAGCGCGGCGGGGATGCGCAAGGCGGGACGCGGCAAACGGTACGTCTTCGGCCTGTGGACCGGGATCGCGCTGGTCAGCGCGCTGGCCGCGATCGCCGGCTACACGGTGCTCGGCGACGCGCCGGCCGAGGTCCTGGCCGGCATCACGGCCCTGGCCGCCGGGGCGATCCTGGCGATGGTCACCGACACCATGATCCCGGAGGCTTTCGAGGACGCGCACCTGCTGATCGGCCTGATCGCGGTCGCCGGCTTCCTGTCCGCCTTCGCCCTGTCCGCCCACGCCGGCTGACCCCTGGCGGTCGCCCCCGGGGAAGGCGCGGTCAGGGCCGCCGGTCGATACGGGTGGCGGGTATTTTCGGGGAATGAGTGAAGCGTCGCCGGTGGGCCCGCACGGGTATTCGGCTGAGAAGCAGGCCCTGATGTCGCGGCTGCGGCGGGTGGAGGGGCAGATCCGCGGGCTGCAGCGGATGGTCGACGAGGACACCTACTGCATCGACATCCTGACCCAGATCTCGGCCGCGAAAAGCGCGCTGCACGCGGTGGCGGTCGGCCTGCTGGAGGACCATCTGCGGCACTGCGTGGTGGACGCCGCGGCGCAGGGCGACGTCGAGCCGAAGATCAAGGAGGCGACCGCGGCGATCGCACGCCTGGTCAAGTCCTGACCTCGACGGCCGCCACGAGGCCGGAACGCGTCGCTGCCCGGACAGGCCGGGCAGCGACACGTCCGGATCGCAGCCTCAGCTAGCGGCGCGTCCGGATCTCAGCTGAGGCTGGTGAAGCGGCGCAGCCGCAGGCTGTTGGCGACCACGAAGACCGAGGAGAACGCCATCGCCGCCCCGGCGATCATCGGGTTGAGCAGCCCGGCCGCGGCGAGCGGCAGGGCGGCCACGTTGTAGGCGAACGCCCAGAACAGGTTGCTCTTGATGATCCGCAGGGTGCGCCGGGACAGCCGGATCGCGTCCACCGCGGCGGTCAGGTCGCCGCGGACCAGGGTCAGGTCGGACGCCTCGATCGCCACGTCGGTGCCGGTGCCCATGGCCAGGCCCAGGTCGGCCTGGGCGAGCGCGGCCGCGT contains:
- a CDS encoding M4 family metallopeptidase, which produces MTTRSVLTAVTALAVGVATIAFTPHAGAQAAPQPAPASPATTPPAGALAAADRAAASGLDALAKGPDDAFLRRHAVAGLGGLQYVTYDRTYRGLPVVGGDATVVVDAAGHVTDTLAADHGQVTLSSLTPRIRAGQAAATARKQLDTVSTASKPQLVVHALTATPRLAYETLLSGTRDDTPSRLHVWVDAQTGKVLSTKDDVVFEAARGYLNGPVQIDTNGGLLQDPQRAGLSCGNYSSKQTYRNGGTGTGTDLQTACVDAYYGVQQEWNMLQSWLGRNGVSGTGRAFPLYVGLNAVNAYWDGSTGTFGHNSSNTAQAVSMDVVGHEMGHAIDQFTGSGTAAESGLGEATGDIFGALTEHFANNTSDPADYTVGEEINLVGSGPIRYMYNPGTNGDPSCYSSSIPGTEVHAAAGPTNHWFYLLSEGSRPANGNPASPTCDGSTVTGIGIQKAGQIFMSAMNMKTSGWSAPKYRGATVRAAVNLFGAGSAECAATKAAWSAVSIGTQSGEPACTTVPANDFSLSTSPAAGTLAQGGTVTTTVATQLTAGSAQPVTLSASGLPSGVTATFSPATVTAGQSATLTLRASSTAALGSKAITVTGSAASGSHTATYTVTVTTGQPTGNDFSVSLSPSAGTVAPGSSATASIATAVTAGNAQPVSLTVSGAPTGVTAAVSPPSVTSGGSATLTVTVASTATAGTYPLTITGTGTDTTHTATYTLTVSGDTPPTGCGGVAAWSATRGYVPGDKASHKGHLWNSTWYSTGAEPGAPGSWAVWTDAGPC
- a CDS encoding carbohydrate-binding protein; the protein is MHRRPAAVLAAALAATAVAALTLTTHADAATAPAGVTPELFTALQRDLRLTPAQATARLDTDQRAGRTQQVLRQTLGARYGGTWVAGDGSTVRVGITDDTAAPAVRALGAEPVRVPRSEANLQATVARLDRVPAPAAVEGWYADLIANTVVVLAHGDAIGTGHDFARRAGVAAAVEVRATTENPRPYLDVIGGNAYYIGSGSRCSIGFSVTGGFVTAGHCGQAGARTSQPAGTFQGSTFPGRDYAWVRVDAGNTPRGLVNNYSGGTVTVAGSTEAAVGAAVCRSGSTTGWHCGTIQQKNASVTYAEGTVSGLTRTNACAEPGDSGGSWLAGNQAQGVTSGGSGNCSTGGVMYFQPVNPILAAYGLTLLTSGDPGPGPTGPTTPPPGGTWAPGVTYAAGAQVTYGGAAYRCLQQHTSMTGWEPPAVPALWQRL
- a CDS encoding lytic polysaccharide monooxygenase — encoded protein: MKINKRSAATAAAVMVAPLAAVLAPAPPAAAHGWITSPPSRQDQCATGTVSGCGQVAYEPQSVEAPKGARTCSGGSGFTVLDNDNAGWKATDIGSSAAFTWRNTAAHRTLNWQYYVDGQLHQTISGNASQPPSTVSHTLTGLPAGRHKILSVWNIYDTANAFYACVDVNVGGTGGGGGPTTPPPTGDCTTAWSASAVYTGGATVSHAGHNWTARWWTQGEEPGTAGQWGVWQDKGAC
- a CDS encoding helix-turn-helix domain-containing protein, translated to MSQRELAAPRYTAAYVSSVEAGRRVPSTDALAHFAERLGTSAEELATGSSPDRRVRWSLELALVEARANDPALIKPTASDATAAEAARGMAPGAEATDGDVTAAEATDGDVTADSDVTADSNVATDGDVTTVEAEYRRLAGVGDDLHRARCHLGLGHLALRRDDLEAAGRAFAGAERLAAAAPAHLRAAPVAGQAECLRRQGDPRYAVFLLSRALDELAAAGLPDPEALLALHTGLALCHRDLDDEDAASNAASAALALAGPADAGAVADLHLAVAGTLLDRGDPQAAAGALLQARHARRQAALAVELAHCRLIRGRARHAAGDLDGAVRDLTGAHGGFAAAGLSGPLVDAAVELAAVYRRLDRRTEARVLLVGLRSGGPGADRVLAALAADEGDVRAAERHLRAAADGYRRRGPRRSLAAVLLALADNLEAQGRAAEAVTLMRDGLAEVERLSGDAARSG
- a CDS encoding substrate-binding domain-containing protein, with translation MIRFLMVAAVVALTATACSSAPPAVATGPDHHHHDAVAASGQPQGRLSVRADAELRPVLNVLTGQFQEAFPGTEVLVEYGVGGTADVTLTDDPRAADPAAVVARNPLVIATARTATDVHTAADLRRPGVRVAAGTDAAGLVPATLRTDGPGAVAAVVTGAADVAVVHRTDVVAAKADLRVVDFREGIQHAQQFTLVLTPSGGNRVTAEAFRELMRSALAQRVFSDAGFSAA
- a CDS encoding MarR family winged helix-turn-helix transcriptional regulator produces the protein MGSEGSVDEVLDVLVRYTFHVTGVLTRLGAENDLSLTQLRVFGILRDRRPRVTELAAYLGLDKSTMSGLIDRAERRGLLARGKSPADGRVIEVFLTPAGRELTERLYREARDTLAPGLQRLAPAQRAQLLGLLGPLLSPA
- a CDS encoding helix-turn-helix domain-containing protein, with translation MTTDDVGARIRHLRLAHGLTQRELAAPDYSRTLLAAVESGTRKPSDQMIAHLAVRFGMDQDDLRYGRPPGAVADLEDTLQQARKALSQGKVDHAEDVFRRVHQDATRYALPAPAGWAAYWLGEARLQRGDLRGAEQQFARVRADEHCPPVPRAAALARWAYCRFAGGDAFTATATLQEALRAARESGTPDPDARLRLSTVLLYLFVELDWRERAHDLEADIVGLLPQATRPEWLAHFYTTAGQLRRTPAELPEAERMFGEAGRIYRELGLTREIGLCHWAYGYVLRRVDRLPEAAREFSAAAEILLAVGAAQDHAGATLELAEVRRREGDRDEAVRLAEVAARVSAEFQHVECMAEAGRLLGLVAVSRGDTAEGERLLTEAADRYERSGFVSELIRTCRMLADALIDSGRISEAAAVLRRGLRAAEKSR